A region of Streptomyces sp. WMMC500 DNA encodes the following proteins:
- a CDS encoding adenosine deaminase — MADLDSFIAGLPKAELHVHHVGSASPRIVAELAARHPDSAVPADPDALADFFTFRDFAHFIEIYLSVVDLVRDPEDVRLLTYEIARDMARQQIRYAELTVTPYSSTSRGIPDGPFLDALEDARRSAEAELGVMLRWCFDIPGEAGLAAAEETARIAVDVGCEGLVAFGLGGPEIGVARGQFKPYFDRAIAAGLRSVPHAGETTGPQTVWDAVTDLRAERIGHGTSAAQDPRLLAHLAEAGIPLEVCPTSNVATKAVRSLDEHPLRQITEAGVLVALGSDDPPMFGTDLNTEYGVAARLLDLDEAGVAALAKNSVTASFMEPAAKSALTAEIDAYLAAWPAGGAPRAATPPPAS, encoded by the coding sequence ATGGCCGATCTCGACTCCTTCATCGCCGGTCTGCCGAAGGCAGAGCTCCACGTCCACCATGTCGGCTCCGCTTCCCCCCGCATCGTCGCCGAACTGGCAGCGCGGCACCCGGACTCCGCGGTGCCCGCCGACCCGGACGCGCTCGCCGACTTCTTCACCTTCCGCGACTTCGCCCACTTCATCGAGATCTACCTCTCCGTCGTCGACCTCGTCCGCGACCCCGAAGACGTCCGCCTGCTCACGTACGAGATCGCCCGCGACATGGCCCGGCAGCAGATCCGCTACGCGGAGCTGACCGTCACGCCGTACAGCTCCACGAGCCGCGGCATCCCCGACGGCCCCTTCCTCGACGCCCTCGAAGACGCCCGCCGCAGCGCCGAGGCCGAACTCGGCGTCATGCTGCGCTGGTGCTTCGACATCCCCGGCGAGGCGGGTCTCGCGGCGGCCGAGGAGACCGCGCGGATCGCCGTCGACGTCGGCTGTGAGGGCCTGGTGGCGTTCGGCCTCGGCGGCCCCGAGATAGGGGTGGCGCGCGGGCAGTTCAAGCCGTACTTCGACCGGGCCATCGCGGCCGGGCTGCGCAGCGTGCCGCACGCCGGCGAGACGACCGGGCCGCAGACGGTCTGGGACGCGGTCACGGACCTGCGCGCCGAGCGCATCGGGCACGGCACGAGCGCGGCCCAGGACCCGCGGCTGCTGGCGCACCTCGCGGAGGCGGGGATCCCGCTGGAGGTCTGCCCGACCTCCAACGTCGCCACGAAGGCGGTCCGTTCGCTCGACGAGCACCCGCTGCGGCAGATCACGGAAGCGGGCGTGCTGGTCGCGCTGGGCAGCGACGACCCGCCGATGTTCGGTACGGACCTCAACACGGAGTACGGGGTCGCCGCCCGCCTTCTCGACCTCGACGAGGCCGGGGTCGCGGCGCTGGCGAAGAACTCGGTGACGGCCTCGTTCATGGAGCCGGCCGCGAAGTCGGCGCTGACGGCGGAGATCGACGCGTACCTCGCCGCCTGGCCCGCGGGCGGCGCCCCCAGGGCCGCGACCCCGCCCCCCGCCTCGTGA
- a CDS encoding glycerophosphodiester phosphodiesterase: protein MTRTAAVLAVAHRGDPYVVRENTLGSLRSAVAAGADAVEFDVRLTRDRMPVLLHDRTLQRLWGQEAVLSSLTYAEVQERSEGGIPTLREALKVMAESPGVRSFIDLPDPAAAEPTIAEVLDSDAADRTYYCGGTAALLTIRAAHPPAEIALTCSSPVPFRAGLLRRLRPQWLNYRFGLLDEATVREDHEAGYRVSCWTVDWPRNWRRLTALGVDAITSNRIRGLRRHLDS from the coding sequence GTGACGCGCACCGCCGCCGTTCTCGCCGTCGCCCACCGCGGCGATCCGTACGTCGTACGCGAGAACACCCTCGGCTCGCTGCGCTCGGCGGTGGCGGCGGGCGCCGACGCGGTCGAGTTCGACGTCCGGCTAACGAGGGACCGCATGCCGGTGCTGCTGCACGACCGCACGCTGCAGCGGCTGTGGGGACAGGAAGCGGTTCTGTCGTCGCTGACGTACGCCGAGGTCCAGGAGCGCTCCGAGGGCGGCATCCCGACGCTCCGCGAGGCGCTGAAGGTCATGGCGGAGAGCCCGGGCGTGCGCTCGTTCATCGACCTTCCGGACCCGGCCGCCGCCGAGCCCACCATCGCGGAGGTGCTGGACAGCGACGCGGCGGATCGCACGTACTACTGCGGCGGCACCGCCGCCCTGCTCACCATCCGCGCCGCGCACCCCCCCGCCGAGATAGCCCTCACCTGCTCCTCCCCCGTGCCGTTCCGCGCGGGCCTGCTGCGGCGGCTGCGCCCGCAGTGGCTCAACTACCGCTTCGGCCTCCTCGACGAGGCCACGGTCCGCGAGGACCACGAGGCGGGCTACCGGGTGTCGTGCTGGACGGTCGACTGGCCCCGCAACTGGCGCCGCCTGACGGCGCTGGGCGTGGACGCCATCACCAGCAACCGCATCCGGGGCCTGCGCCGCCACCTGGACTCCTGA
- a CDS encoding MFS transporter produces MSAIAPEAPALRAGPRQWLGLAVLLAPTILLFVTMTVLFLATPDIAADLEPSSGQLLWINDIYGFMMAGLLVAMGTLGDRIGRRRILLFGAVAFGAASAAAAFAPNAEALIGARAVMGLGAAAVMPSTLSLISNMFQDAKQRATAIGLWAASVSVGVAVGPLVGGLLLENFWWGAALLAGAPVMALVLLAAPFLVPEYRAPQPGRLDLPSVALSMVTVLPVVYGVKEMAAHGVNAEAIVALVLGVLLSTVFVRRQLRLDNPLLDMRLFGDRTFSGALAVFLLSAVALGGVYLLFTQYLQLVEGLTPLEAGLWILPAAVMLVIVSMLSPVIARRVRPGYVVAAGSVLSAAGYVVLTQVDSVGGLPMLITGFYLLYPGIAPVMALATNLVIGSAPPEKAGAASAVNSTASDLGVALGIALLGSVGTAVYRGEMADAVPAGVPDGADAAARETLPGALSAAENLPAALGEAVLAPAKAAFASGLNVAAALAAGLALAAAVLSVTLLRRVPAAGAAEPEPETGPGAESGTEPQPAADPAPAGRDETPVPADAGR; encoded by the coding sequence ATGTCCGCAATCGCCCCGGAGGCCCCCGCGCTGCGCGCCGGCCCCAGGCAGTGGCTCGGCCTCGCGGTGCTGCTCGCGCCGACGATCCTGCTGTTCGTCACGATGACCGTGCTGTTCCTCGCCACCCCCGACATCGCCGCCGACCTCGAACCCAGCAGCGGCCAACTGCTGTGGATCAACGACATCTACGGCTTCATGATGGCCGGCCTGCTCGTCGCCATGGGCACCCTCGGCGACCGCATCGGCCGCCGCCGCATCCTGCTCTTCGGCGCCGTGGCGTTCGGCGCGGCGTCGGCGGCGGCCGCGTTCGCGCCGAACGCGGAGGCGCTGATCGGGGCGCGCGCGGTGATGGGCCTGGGCGCGGCGGCGGTGATGCCGTCGACGCTGTCGCTCATCAGCAACATGTTCCAGGACGCCAAGCAGCGCGCCACCGCCATCGGCCTGTGGGCGGCGTCCGTGTCCGTCGGCGTGGCCGTCGGCCCACTCGTCGGCGGGCTGCTGCTGGAGAACTTCTGGTGGGGCGCCGCCCTGCTCGCGGGCGCGCCGGTGATGGCGCTGGTGCTGCTCGCGGCGCCGTTCCTGGTGCCCGAGTACCGGGCGCCGCAGCCGGGGCGGCTCGACCTGCCGAGCGTGGCGCTGTCGATGGTCACGGTCCTGCCCGTCGTGTACGGGGTGAAGGAGATGGCCGCGCACGGCGTGAACGCCGAGGCGATCGTCGCCCTCGTGCTCGGCGTCCTGCTCTCGACCGTCTTCGTACGGCGGCAACTGCGGCTGGACAACCCCCTGCTCGACATGCGGCTCTTCGGCGACCGCACCTTCAGCGGCGCGCTGGCCGTCTTCCTCCTCAGCGCGGTCGCCCTCGGCGGCGTGTACCTGCTCTTCACGCAGTACCTGCAGCTCGTCGAGGGGCTGACACCGCTGGAGGCGGGGCTGTGGATCCTGCCGGCGGCGGTGATGCTGGTGATCGTCTCGATGCTGTCGCCGGTGATCGCCCGCCGGGTCCGCCCGGGGTACGTCGTGGCGGCGGGCAGCGTGCTGTCGGCGGCGGGCTACGTGGTCCTCACCCAGGTCGACAGCGTGGGCGGCCTGCCGATGCTGATCACCGGGTTCTACCTGCTCTACCCGGGCATCGCGCCGGTGATGGCCCTGGCCACCAACCTCGTCATCGGCTCCGCCCCGCCGGAGAAGGCGGGCGCCGCGTCCGCGGTCAACAGCACGGCGAGCGACCTCGGCGTGGCCCTCGGCATCGCCCTGCTGGGCAGCGTCGGCACCGCCGTCTACCGCGGCGAGATGGCGGACGCGGTTCCCGCCGGGGTACCGGACGGCGCGGACGCCGCCGCCCGCGAGACCCTGCCGGGCGCGCTGAGCGCGGCCGAGAACCTGCCGGCGGCGCTGGGCGAGGCGGTGCTGGCGCCGGCGAAGGCGGCGTTCGCGAGCGGCCTCAACGTGGCGGCGGCGCTGGCGGCGGGCCTGGCGCTCGCGGCGGCGGTCCTGTCGGTGACCCTGCTGCGCCGCGTCCCGGCGGCGGGCGCGGCGGAGCCGGAGCCGGAGACCGGGCCCGGGGCCGAGTCCGGGACCGAGCCGCAGCCCGCGGCCGACCCGGCGCCCGCCGGGCGCGACGAGACCCCGGTGCCGGCGGACGCCGGTCGCTGA
- a CDS encoding NAD(P)H-dependent oxidoreductase, which translates to MSTDVTLRLTVLGGLVPGRAAGAEARRLAGLAGRRARLEVDLIDLAAACLPEPCPGVLPGEAPEPPAVRELRPWLDAADGFVVVAPAAAHLHPAGQPHPAGQPHPAGQPHPAGQPHPAGPLQRALVWCAEAFKARPVALHVRAGEQSAGALRTLRADLAEAHALTVHETDCPDHALDELIWWARALRTVRAHTPYPF; encoded by the coding sequence ATGAGTACGGACGTCACGCTGCGCCTGACGGTCCTCGGCGGTCTCGTGCCCGGCCGGGCGGCCGGCGCCGAGGCCCGGCGGCTCGCCGGGCTCGCGGGGCGGCGGGCCCGGCTGGAGGTCGACCTCATCGACCTCGCGGCGGCGTGCCTGCCGGAGCCGTGCCCCGGCGTGCTGCCCGGCGAGGCGCCGGAGCCGCCCGCCGTCCGGGAGCTGCGGCCGTGGCTGGACGCCGCCGACGGGTTCGTCGTCGTCGCCCCGGCCGCCGCGCACCTGCACCCCGCCGGACAGCCGCACCCCGCCGGACAGCCGCACCCCGCCGGACAGCCGCACCCCGCCGGACAGCCGCACCCCGCCGGGCCGCTGCAGCGCGCGCTGGTGTGGTGCGCCGAGGCGTTCAAGGCGCGGCCGGTGGCGCTGCACGTACGCGCGGGAGAGCAGAGCGCAGGCGCCCTGCGCACCCTGCGCGCCGACCTCGCCGAGGCGCACGCGCTGACCGTCCACGAGACCGACTGCCCCGACCACGCGCTCGACGAACTCATCTGGTGGGCCCGCGCCCTGCGCACGGTCCGCGCCCACACCCCGTACCCCTTCTGA
- a CDS encoding BTAD domain-containing putative transcriptional regulator, with translation MRFGVLGPLAVWTAGGQAVRVPEVKVRSLLADLLIHAGRAVPADRLVDDLWGDAPPANPAGALQTRVSQLRRALEDAEPGARALVVSRPPGYLLDVDPEATDTGRFTALTAAARRADGPRARAALLADALALWRGEVLADFADEEFARAEIARLDELRLTALEEQAEARLDLGEHALLADELGDLVGRHPLRERLRAAQLRALYRAGRQSEALASYGTLRVQLAEELGLDPGPELVALHQSILEQDPALGAPEREQTAVRGNLPAPHGELIGRDESVTAVRALLATARLVTLTGPGGVGKTRLALETARGLPGSFPDGVWLVELSALAPPRPTAAAPPGDTAAAPDADEAAEVVAAALGVRDETAGGGVLTGAGGAAPAERLADALRTKRTLLVLDNCEHVVDAVAALCARLLAAAPGVHVLATGQEPLGVGGEHLWPVAPLDLPPPEVATRPTAPPTAPRTAAPTPDPTTTAAAHGTADRAASPAGADGAAHPAADPGLAALRASGAVRLFAERAAAVAPGFAVDAANAAAVATVCRRLDGIPLALELAATRVRALGVHELAARLDDRFRLLSAGPRDAPARQRTLRAMLDWSWELLTGPEQAVLRRLSLHADGCTVHAAEAVCAGDGIAEDDVLDLLARLVDRSLVMTAPGDGVTPARYHLLESVAAYGHERLCEAGEFTSVRRRHTAYYAALAAEAEPQLRGPAQRQWLLRLDAESANMRAALEDAVATGAAATALGLAGDLAWYWVLRGRLGEGRRFLTTALATPPAPPEPRTPGTDPAPEPAAAPAEPAAARPDTSADALTAARTAALTWRAAMTLRLGETLAPDALPAVRPPPPTTLPELAAGARADAFLGLTRLGLGPLPGGDDPLTRAEEVFRALGDQWGTAAVSSTLARQAVLRGDLPALAEYGERSMALFAGLGDRWGQLHATYALGTHAEITGDYAQAARLHREGLRMAEDLGLWSEVSDKLSMLGRVALLTGEVAQADELHGRAARLAAEQGYVVGEEFAGLGLAMGARRQGRLAEAEAHLRRWLEWDRKIESDVGTALILAELGFVAELAGDPERARAHHREGLAFARPTGDPRAVALALEGLAGAESLAGNATGAARLLGRAAALRASAGAPLPEAERTDADRITARLRAELGPEGLAAELAKGEAADEQDLTGDA, from the coding sequence ATGCGCTTCGGGGTGCTCGGTCCGCTGGCGGTGTGGACGGCCGGCGGCCAGGCGGTCCGCGTGCCGGAGGTGAAGGTCCGCAGCCTCCTGGCCGACCTGCTGATCCACGCCGGCCGTGCCGTGCCCGCCGACCGGCTCGTGGACGACCTGTGGGGTGACGCCCCGCCCGCCAACCCGGCCGGGGCCCTGCAGACCCGCGTCTCCCAACTGCGCCGCGCGCTGGAGGACGCCGAGCCCGGCGCCCGCGCGCTCGTCGTCTCCCGCCCGCCCGGCTACCTGCTGGACGTCGACCCCGAGGCCACCGACACCGGCCGGTTCACGGCCCTGACCGCCGCCGCCCGCCGCGCCGACGGCCCGCGGGCGCGCGCGGCGCTGCTCGCCGACGCGCTCGCGCTGTGGCGGGGCGAGGTGCTGGCGGACTTCGCGGACGAGGAGTTCGCGCGGGCGGAGATCGCCAGGCTCGACGAGCTGCGGCTGACGGCGCTCGAAGAGCAGGCGGAGGCCCGGCTCGACCTCGGCGAGCACGCGCTGCTGGCCGACGAGCTGGGTGACCTCGTCGGCCGCCACCCGCTGCGCGAGCGGCTGCGCGCCGCCCAGTTGCGCGCGCTGTACCGCGCGGGGCGGCAGAGCGAGGCGCTGGCGAGCTACGGCACGCTGCGCGTGCAGCTCGCGGAGGAGCTGGGCCTGGATCCCGGCCCCGAGTTGGTCGCGCTGCACCAGTCGATCCTGGAGCAGGACCCGGCGCTCGGCGCGCCGGAGCGGGAGCAGACGGCGGTCCGGGGCAACCTGCCGGCGCCGCACGGCGAGCTCATCGGCCGCGACGAGTCGGTGACGGCGGTGCGGGCGCTGCTGGCGACGGCCCGGCTGGTGACGCTGACCGGCCCGGGCGGGGTGGGCAAGACCCGGCTGGCGCTGGAGACGGCCCGGGGGCTGCCGGGGTCGTTCCCGGACGGGGTGTGGCTGGTGGAGCTGTCGGCGCTGGCGCCGCCGCGGCCCACGGCGGCGGCTCCCCCCGGGGACACGGCCGCCGCCCCGGACGCCGACGAGGCGGCGGAGGTCGTGGCCGCGGCGCTGGGCGTACGGGACGAGACCGCCGGCGGCGGCGTGCTGACCGGCGCCGGGGGCGCGGCCCCGGCGGAGCGGCTGGCCGACGCGCTGCGGACGAAGCGGACGCTGCTGGTGCTCGACAACTGCGAGCACGTCGTGGACGCCGTCGCGGCGCTCTGCGCCCGGCTCCTGGCCGCGGCGCCCGGCGTGCACGTCCTGGCCACGGGGCAGGAGCCGCTGGGCGTCGGCGGCGAACACCTGTGGCCGGTGGCCCCGTTGGACCTCCCGCCGCCGGAGGTGGCGACACGTCCGACGGCGCCGCCGACCGCACCCCGGACCGCGGCCCCCACGCCGGACCCGACCACCACCGCCGCCGCACACGGCACCGCGGACCGGGCCGCCTCCCCGGCGGGCGCGGACGGCGCCGCTCACCCGGCCGCCGACCCCGGCCTCGCCGCCCTCCGCGCCTCCGGCGCCGTACGCCTCTTCGCCGAGCGGGCGGCGGCCGTCGCCCCCGGCTTCGCCGTCGACGCGGCCAACGCCGCCGCCGTCGCGACCGTCTGCCGCCGGCTCGACGGCATCCCCCTCGCCCTGGAGCTGGCCGCCACCCGCGTACGGGCCCTCGGGGTGCACGAGCTGGCCGCCCGCCTCGACGACCGCTTCCGGCTGCTGTCCGCGGGCCCGCGCGACGCGCCCGCCCGGCAGCGCACCCTGCGCGCGATGCTCGACTGGAGCTGGGAGCTGCTGACCGGCCCCGAGCAGGCCGTGCTCCGTCGTCTCTCCCTGCACGCGGACGGCTGCACGGTGCATGCCGCCGAGGCGGTCTGCGCGGGCGACGGCATCGCCGAGGACGACGTGCTCGACCTCCTCGCCCGCCTCGTCGACCGCTCCCTGGTCATGACCGCCCCGGGCGACGGCGTGACCCCCGCGCGCTACCACCTGCTGGAGTCCGTCGCCGCCTACGGCCACGAACGGCTCTGCGAGGCCGGCGAGTTCACCTCCGTACGGCGCCGCCACACCGCGTACTACGCGGCCCTCGCCGCCGAGGCCGAGCCCCAGTTGCGCGGCCCGGCCCAGCGCCAGTGGCTGCTGCGCCTGGACGCCGAGTCCGCCAACATGCGCGCGGCGCTGGAGGACGCGGTGGCCACCGGCGCCGCGGCCACGGCGCTGGGCCTGGCCGGCGACCTGGCGTGGTACTGGGTGCTGCGCGGCCGGCTCGGCGAGGGCCGCCGCTTCCTCACCACGGCCCTGGCGACTCCCCCGGCACCCCCGGAACCGCGGACCCCCGGGACGGACCCCGCGCCGGAACCGGCCGCGGCGCCCGCCGAACCCGCCGCGGCCCGCCCCGACACCAGCGCCGACGCCCTCACCGCGGCGCGCACCGCCGCCCTCACCTGGCGCGCCGCCATGACCCTCCGCCTCGGCGAGACCCTCGCCCCCGACGCCCTGCCCGCCGTCCGCCCGCCGCCGCCCACCACCCTCCCCGAACTGGCCGCCGGCGCCCGCGCGGACGCCTTCCTCGGCCTCACCCGCCTCGGCCTCGGCCCGCTGCCCGGCGGCGACGACCCGCTGACCCGCGCCGAGGAGGTGTTCCGCGCGCTCGGCGACCAGTGGGGCACCGCCGCGGTGTCGAGCACGCTCGCCCGGCAGGCGGTGCTCCGCGGCGACCTGCCCGCCCTCGCGGAGTACGGCGAGCGCAGCATGGCGCTCTTCGCCGGGCTCGGCGACCGCTGGGGGCAGTTGCACGCGACGTACGCGCTCGGCACGCACGCGGAGATCACCGGCGACTACGCGCAGGCCGCCCGGCTGCACCGCGAGGGCCTGCGGATGGCCGAGGACCTGGGGCTCTGGTCGGAGGTGTCGGACAAGCTGTCCATGCTCGGCCGCGTCGCGCTGCTCACGGGCGAGGTCGCGCAGGCCGACGAACTCCACGGCCGCGCCGCCCGGCTGGCCGCCGAGCAGGGCTACGTGGTGGGCGAGGAGTTCGCGGGCCTCGGCCTGGCGATGGGCGCCCGCAGGCAGGGCCGGCTGGCGGAGGCGGAGGCGCATCTGCGCCGCTGGCTGGAGTGGGACCGCAAGATCGAGTCGGACGTGGGCACCGCGCTGATCCTCGCCGAGCTGGGCTTCGTCGCGGAGCTGGCCGGCGACCCGGAGCGGGCCCGCGCCCACCACCGCGAGGGCCTGGCCTTCGCCCGCCCCACCGGCGACCCCCGGGCCGTCGCCCTGGCCCTGGAGGGCCTGGCCGGCGCCGAGTCCCTGGCCGGCAACGCCACCGGCGCCGCCCGCCTCCTCGGCAGGGCCGCGGCCCTGCGCGCCTCCGCCGGCGCCCCCCTCCCCGAGGCCGAACGCACCGACGCCGACCGCATCACGGCCCGCCTGCGCGCGGAGTTGGGCCCGGAGGGCCTGGCAGCGGAGCTGGCGAAGGGCGAAGCGGCGGACGAGCAGGACCTGACCGGAGACGCCTGA
- a CDS encoding saccharopine dehydrogenase C-terminal domain-containing protein — MRILLVGAGGVGTAVTRIAARRDFFESMVVADYDVARAEAAVAWVRAAHPGPSGARFTAARVDAADRTAVAALLRTHRCDVLLNATDPRFVMPLFETAYETAATYVDMAMSLSRPHPVRPYEECGVKLGDEQFAAADRWAAAGRLALVGMGVEPGLSDVFARYAADELFDAVDEIGVRDGANLTVDGYGFAPSFSIWTTIEECLNPPVVWEAGRGWHTTEPFSEPEVFDFPAGIGPVECVNVEHEEVLLVPRWIDARRVTFKYGLGEEFIDVLKTLHKLGLDRTAPVEAGGARVSPRDVVAACLPDPAALGDRMHGRTCAGTWVRGTKDGLPREVYLYHVADNEETMALDGVQAVVWQTGLNPVIALELLATDRWSGAGVLGPEALPPRPFLDLLTAYGSPWAVREGG, encoded by the coding sequence ATGCGCATCTTGCTGGTGGGCGCGGGCGGCGTCGGCACGGCGGTCACCCGCATCGCGGCGCGTCGCGACTTCTTCGAGTCGATGGTCGTCGCCGACTACGACGTCGCCCGCGCCGAAGCCGCGGTGGCGTGGGTACGGGCCGCCCACCCCGGCCCGTCCGGCGCCCGGTTCACCGCCGCCCGGGTCGACGCCGCGGACCGTACGGCGGTGGCCGCCCTGCTGCGTACCCACCGCTGCGACGTGCTCCTCAACGCCACCGACCCGCGCTTCGTCATGCCCCTCTTCGAGACCGCGTACGAGACCGCCGCCACCTATGTCGACATGGCGATGTCCCTGTCCCGCCCGCACCCCGTCCGCCCGTACGAGGAGTGCGGCGTCAAGCTCGGCGACGAGCAGTTCGCCGCCGCCGACCGCTGGGCCGCCGCCGGCCGCCTGGCCCTGGTCGGCATGGGCGTCGAACCCGGCCTCTCCGACGTCTTCGCCCGCTACGCCGCCGACGAACTCTTCGACGCCGTCGACGAGATCGGCGTGCGCGACGGCGCGAACCTCACCGTGGACGGCTACGGCTTCGCGCCCTCGTTCTCCATCTGGACGACGATCGAGGAGTGCCTCAACCCGCCGGTGGTCTGGGAGGCCGGCCGCGGCTGGCACACCACCGAGCCCTTCAGCGAACCGGAGGTCTTCGACTTCCCGGCCGGCATCGGGCCGGTGGAGTGCGTCAACGTCGAGCACGAGGAGGTGCTTCTCGTGCCGCGCTGGATCGACGCCCGGCGGGTCACCTTCAAGTACGGGCTGGGCGAGGAGTTCATCGACGTCCTGAAGACCCTGCACAAGCTGGGCCTGGACCGCACCGCGCCCGTCGAGGCCGGCGGCGCGCGGGTCTCGCCGCGGGACGTGGTCGCCGCGTGCCTCCCGGACCCGGCGGCCCTCGGCGACCGGATGCACGGCAGGACGTGCGCGGGGACGTGGGTACGGGGGACGAAGGACGGCCTGCCGCGGGAGGTGTACCTGTACCACGTGGCGGACAACGAGGAGACGATGGCGCTCGACGGCGTCCAGGCGGTCGTCTGGCAGACGGGCCTCAACCCGGTGATCGCCCTGGAACTCCTGGCCACCGACCGGTGGAGCGGGGCGGGCGTCCTGGGCCCGGAAGCGCTGCCGCCGCGGCCGTTCCTGGACCTGCTGACGGCCTACGGCTCCCCGTGGGCCGTGCGCGAAGGAGGCTGA
- a CDS encoding FAD-dependent oxidoreductase gives MTDPARSLASAAPRPYWLDDPDRPAALPALTGAEEADLLVVGGGYSGLWTALRAKERGPGRDVVLIEAAECGWAASGRNGGFCAASLTHGLGNGLERWPEEVGTLERLGAENLDAIGAAVDRYGIDCDFRRTGEITVATEPYQLDELSEFAEEATRRGLGAGLLLMDRDAVRAEVDSPTFLGGLWDRDGVAMVHPARLAWGLRRACLEAGVRIYEHTPGLSLAPAGRVGGGRGAFRSAGVPGGRGQGGAMEVRTPYGRVRAPHVALGTNAFPNLVRRVRPYLTPVYDYALMTEPLTAAQRDAVRWQHRQGLADSANRFHYFRITADHRILWGGYDAVHHFGGRVRAEYDQRPETHLKLARHFHRCFPQLAGVRFTHRWGGAIDTCSRFAAFFGTAHAGRVAYAAGYTGLGVGASRFGADVMLDLLAGERTERTELRMVRGKPLPFPPEPLAWAGIGLTRWSLARADAAGGRRNLWLRALDRLGMGFDS, from the coding sequence ATGACGGACCCCGCACGCTCCCTGGCGTCGGCCGCCCCGCGGCCGTACTGGCTCGACGACCCCGACCGCCCCGCCGCGCTGCCCGCGCTCACCGGCGCCGAGGAGGCCGACCTGCTCGTCGTCGGCGGCGGCTACAGCGGCCTGTGGACGGCGCTGCGCGCCAAGGAGCGCGGCCCCGGCCGCGACGTCGTCCTCATCGAGGCCGCCGAGTGCGGCTGGGCCGCCTCCGGCCGCAACGGCGGCTTCTGCGCCGCGTCGCTCACCCACGGCCTCGGCAACGGGCTGGAGCGCTGGCCCGAAGAGGTCGGCACCCTGGAGCGGCTGGGCGCCGAGAACCTCGACGCGATCGGCGCCGCCGTCGACCGCTACGGCATCGACTGCGACTTCCGGCGCACCGGCGAGATCACCGTGGCCACCGAGCCGTACCAGCTCGACGAGCTGAGCGAGTTCGCCGAGGAGGCGACGCGCCGCGGGCTCGGCGCGGGGCTGCTGCTGATGGACCGGGACGCGGTACGCGCCGAGGTCGACTCGCCGACCTTCCTCGGGGGGCTGTGGGACCGAGACGGCGTCGCCATGGTCCATCCGGCGCGGCTGGCCTGGGGGCTCAGGCGGGCGTGCCTGGAGGCGGGCGTACGGATCTACGAACACACCCCGGGCCTCTCCCTCGCCCCCGCCGGCCGGGTCGGCGGCGGGCGCGGGGCGTTCCGGTCCGCCGGCGTCCCGGGCGGGCGGGGGCAGGGCGGTGCGATGGAGGTGCGCACCCCGTACGGGCGGGTGCGCGCGCCGCACGTCGCGCTCGGCACCAACGCCTTCCCGAACCTCGTCCGCCGCGTCCGCCCCTACCTCACCCCCGTCTACGACTACGCGCTCATGACCGAGCCGCTGACCGCCGCCCAGCGCGACGCCGTGCGCTGGCAGCACCGCCAGGGGCTCGCCGACAGCGCCAACCGGTTCCACTACTTCCGCATCACCGCCGACCACCGCATCCTGTGGGGCGGCTACGACGCCGTGCACCACTTCGGCGGCAGGGTGCGCGCCGAGTACGACCAGCGCCCCGAGACCCACCTGAAGCTCGCCCGCCACTTCCACCGCTGCTTCCCGCAGCTCGCCGGCGTCCGGTTCACCCATCGCTGGGGCGGCGCCATCGACACCTGCTCCCGCTTCGCCGCCTTCTTCGGCACGGCCCACGCCGGCCGCGTCGCGTACGCCGCCGGCTACACCGGCCTCGGCGTCGGCGCCAGCCGCTTCGGCGCCGACGTGATGCTCGACCTGCTCGCGGGCGAGCGCACGGAGCGCACCGAGCTGCGGATGGTGCGCGGCAAGCCGCTGCCGTTCCCGCCGGAGCCGCTGGCGTGGGCGGGCATCGGACTGACGCGGTGGTCGCTGGCGCGGGCGGACGCGGCGGGCGGGCGGCGCAACCTGTGGCTCAGGGCGCTGGACCGGCTGGGCATGGGCTTCGACAGTTGA